The Medicago truncatula cultivar Jemalong A17 chromosome 7, MtrunA17r5.0-ANR, whole genome shotgun sequence genome includes the window tttttttaagaaagaaaaaggatgtGTTGTTCTATACAAAAATGAAgatgtatatatttcatttgtTGACTAGTATGACCAATCCGATATATAGCTCGAACCAGCATACTCACCGATTTGACCGGCCGGTCTTAGccggcttttttttttttaataaaaaaaccggtttttaaaattaacactataacaaaacaaaattattttatacaacATGACATTTAAGAAAATACAAATGATTGTTTGTTTACTCTTGAGATATTGATCGTGGGTAAAACACTCATGGCACAGTAAATGTTAAATATTGGAAGCTAGTTGCAGTCTATTCTCTATAAATAGCCATTAGAAGTATACAACCATTCACCTCTTCCAAAGTAGTTGAATTGCATTTCCTCTTCAAAAATTTCCAAATCATGGCTAGTTCAATGCTTGTCAAGGTTACTTGTTTGGCTACGATATGCTTGGTTTTGGGCATTCCACTAGCCAATGCTGTCATTACATGTCGTGATGCGGCCATAACTTTAATGGGATGCCTTCCGTACGTAGCACACCCAACTCCATCTCCCCCTCAAAATTGTTGCGCTGCAGTTCTTGATGTAACTGGCCAAGCCATAACTCGCGAAGATCGTCAAGCTGTTTGCAGTTGCCTCAAAGGCCTTATGAACGGCATACCTGGACTCGATCTTACCGCCTTGGCTTCCCTCCCTAAAGTCTGTGGTGCTAACATAGGCTATGAGATTAGCCCTGACATGGACTGCAGCAAGTACGTCTCTCACCATCAACCCTATTTTTCTATTTCATATGGAGTATATATTTGCGCGTGTTTTAAGAACCAAAAGAAACAAGTAATAgatttataaagaaaactaaTATCAATTTCACTTTACTAATTGCAGGATAAACTAGTATTGAGCTGCTTGAAGGGTTGGTGCTTAGTGAATAAGTAATACTTGGTTTGTGCTAATAACCAATACAGACAGAGATGATGTTactcttacaaaaaaaaatggtttaatttctccgattgtaagttgtaaccgaaatatataattaaataaaatctgaaatatttcaATTCAAAATGATCAATATCTATTGGGTTATATTAATTTGGCAAACAATCCTATGAGAGAATGGAAAAGTTCGAAATGACAAGATTTTAAAAAACGTAGTAGTTTATATGGCGGAGGTCGTGGCATACCACATTTTAACCATATGATATCACCTATTTTTTTCGATAGAATATCAACGATTTTTAAGATTATTAACAGCGAAAGAGACTTATATCATCATCTTTTTTCCAAAGGGTCATGCTCTCCCGTGGGCTTCCATGATTTGGTGCAAGTACATTCCTCCTTTTGATTCTTGTGTTACTTTGAGGATGATCCATACCATTTGGATAGTCGagaacaattttaaatttaatagcACAAAAATAGTCGTCCAACCTGCTATTACCAAGATTGATACAAACTATCTCTCTTAGTGCATCCATGTCTACTAGCGTGGTTTGCATGGTAGCCGTGACACACGAATTCTATTGGACTTGTGTTTGATTCCTAAATTCAATCCTCCTCTTCTGATCATTTTGGTTTTATGAAAGGCTTTGTGTTTTTCGTGGTTAAAGGATAACATATGGTTCAATTATCGGGAACGTGGCTGCCTACAGTGGTATTGAATACATTTCCTGCGAATGTTTCTGCGGAGATCAGTTTCATGCGGATTTTCCTGTGTCATTTGCTGCGGAAGTACTGGAATTTTTGCAGTAAACAAGCTTACGGGCAAGTAAACTCTTTAAGCACTGACCAAAAATTATCTGCGGATCCTAAAATCCTTAGGAATCAATTACCCATGAAGGTATTACCGCGGAACCAGAATCGTTGGCAGAATCCGCATGAAACTGATTTCTTGCGGACTTTTGGCCGAAATCCGCAGGAAAAACGTAGATTTCCAGTAGTGGGTGGAAGTGTTAGAAGTGAATTTACCTTTTCAGTGCTAGCAGTGAACTTGCCTTATTGATATATGAATTCACTGCTAAAGCTGGCATTTTTTATGTATGTTAACTTACCTTTTGGACGTTCATGAGCCTATTTGGTTCCAAGTTTCTCTAATTGTGCCTCAAATATCTTTGATTGAGGGCTTTATGTTTTCCTGGTTCTGAAGAGAGACTTGCATAAACAATTTTAATGTATCCTCAAGTGTTTGTGTTCTAGGTTCTTGAGGATTTTGTCAATACTGTTGCTAAGGATATTGAGGCTTCTGAAAATTAGGGTTACCTCTCTGGTTGTGTGCTTGTCTTTGTTCATACTGGTTAATGATTAtcaatatcatttcattttgccattaaaaaaattaatgttggaAGAAACCTATCATTTATTTtgacttaaatgcaattttaatttccctattttttaatttgttaacttttgataccccattttttaaaatccattttttatcaactatttaaaaagtcaatgAAAATTATAGAGCGTTGCTATTTCCAACGAAAATAAATTTTGTGGAATTTCCCGAACATACATCTAATGGGGGTTaattaagaaataaacaaaGGCAAATactatggtacatccaatatatttgagtgtaccaaTCAAATTCCTCATTTTGTGTAAATCAAGCTGTTAGTGGTGCCAAGTAGCCAATCAAATTGATtcaggatgaattctggaaataTTCTCTCCCTAGATGTAGCATTTTCCAAAATTATAATCCTCTCCTATTTGAATGATGTGGCGTGTTCATTAATAACATGGATCCTACATGACATTGTTTGTATGGTCAATCAAATGAGGTGTCAAATCCATGtcatttaaattgaaatatgatcataaaattatataattagaattacaaataaatcttaaaaataaattgtttaaattattcaagaaacctaatttataaaatccctaaattaattttcaatcggCTCCTAAGTCTCAAAGTAATACGCGTGCTCACCGATTTCGTCCCCAAATTGAGTATTCA containing:
- the LOC11435833 gene encoding non-specific lipid-transfer protein 2, translating into MASSMLVKVTCLATICLVLGIPLANAVITCRDAAITLMGCLPYVAHPTPSPPQNCCAAVLDVTGQAITREDRQAVCSCLKGLMNGIPGLDLTALASLPKVCGANIGYEISPDMDCSKIN